In Amaranthus tricolor cultivar Red isolate AtriRed21 chromosome 5, ASM2621246v1, whole genome shotgun sequence, a genomic segment contains:
- the LOC130812909 gene encoding protein RESTRICTED TEV MOVEMENT 2-like yields the protein MAQPVNPSRAYEEYNPPSELSTEEGCDIILLYLPGFKKDQLRVQLSTSRILKVSGERPIGNNKWRRFTKEFTVPSSCDTKGITAKFEGGILYLRQPKLITSSAAPAPKTAATTPSAAGATAAAASALQTDAEAAARSPAEQSTVPNAAPEQQKQSALPHVDTQQTQSPLNEPKKDLEEKKTEIMHKEKDEISKEKSEIISKDEERQTMCQLTPRPRQMVGRRGFFEELRKPENCKRLVVSVLLVLGVGFYVNYMFKSFLEDDKEL from the exons ATGGCCCAACCTGTTAATCCTAGCCGCGCTTATGAAGAGTACAACCCTCCATCTGAACTTTCTACAGAAGAAGGATGTGATATCATCCTCCTTTATCTTCCTG GGTTTAAAAAGGATCAGCTGAGAGTTCAGTTATCAACATCACGCATTCTCAAGGTCAGTGGAGAACGTCCGATTGGTAATAACAAATGGAGACGATTTACTAAAGAATTCACCGTTCCAAGTAGCTGTGATACCAAAGGGATCACCGCTAAGTTTGAAGGCGGTATTCTATACCTCCGTCAGCCTAAACTGATCACATCTTCCGCTGCACCTGCACCAAAAACAGCTGCTACGACACCTTCAGCAGCTGGTGCGACAGCTGCAGCAGCATCTGCACTACAAACTGATGCAGAAGCCGCAGCACGTTCACCAGCAGAACAATCAACTGTGCCAAATGCGGCACCAGAACAACAGAAACAATCTGCATTACCACATGTTGATACACAGCAGACGCAGAGTCCTCTGAATGAACCTAAAAAGGATTTGGAGGAGAAGAAGACAGAGATAATGCACAAAGAAAAAGACGAAATTTCAAAGGAAAAGAGTGAGATTATATCGAAAGATGAGGAAAGACAAACAATGTGTCAACTAACACCAAGGCCGAGACAAATGGTGGGTAGAAGAGGGTTTTTTGAAGAGTTGAGGAAGCCAGAAAATTGCAAGAGGCTTGTAGTTTCTGTTCTACTGGTGCTTGGTGTTGGGTTCTATGTTAACTACATGTTCAAATCATTCTTAGAGGATGATAAAGAATTGTGA
- the LOC130813249 gene encoding inactive protein RESTRICTED TEV MOVEMENT 2-like, translated as MMPNTSKRHYQDFDPVSELISEKESDVLIVDLPGFRKEQLNVSVTSSGNVRIRGARLIEDNIWMRFEKHFQPASNIDTDHMTSKFLGGKLYLTQPKLNITTETEQADAEEKTAAEAANTKQQELLTMSQRQTQESPPTTVSNLQEAPPITEPQLQESPPATHPEPQESALVAQTQLQELESVPQHQPQESESVPLSELQESALIPQTQLPESASLPQTQPHELEPVQEQEAPSEVKGEEAEDIEEKSELHEGNKQAWDGCEVIKELIRNPEKLKKYTIYVMMLLIILLGLYMNKMFNPFTEKLAEQQSGFGIDHQEL; from the exons atgaTGCCTAACACTTCGAAGCGCCATTACCAAGATTTTGATCCTGTTTCAGAATTGATATCAGAAAAAGAAAGTGACGTCTTGATTGTTGATCTCCCAG GTTTCAGGAAGGAGCAATTGAACGTTTCAGTAACCTCATCAGGCAATGTAAGAATAAGAGGAGCGCGGTTGATTGAAGACAACATATGGATGCGTTTTGAAAAACATTTTCAGCCAGCGTCGAACATCGATACAGATCACATGACTAGTAAATTTTTAGGAGGCAAACTTTACCTCACACAGCCTAAGTTGAACATAACAACAGAAACTGAACAAGCAGATGCAGAAGAAAAAACAGCTGCAGAAGCAGCAAATACCAAACAGCAAGAATTGCTAACCATGTCACAACGTCAAacacaagaatcaccacccACGACAGTATCTAACCTGCAAGAAGCACCACCCATAACAGAACCTCAATTGCAAGAATCACCGCCTGCGACACATCCTGAACCGCAAGAATCTGCACTTGTGGCACAAACTCAACTACAGGAATTAGAGTCTGTGCCACAACATCAACCACAAGAATCAGAGTCTGTGCCACTATCTGAACTGCAGGAATCAGCACTTATACCACAAACTCAGCTGCCAGAATCAGCATCCTTACCACAAACTCAACCCCATGAATTAGAACCAGTGCAAGAACaggaagctccttctgaggtaAAGGGCGAGGAAGCAGAGGACATCGAAGAAAAATCCGAGTTACATGAGGGAAATAAACAAGCATGGGATGGTTGTGAGGTTATTAAGGAGCTGATAAGAAATCCAGAGAAACTGAAAAAGTACACTATTTATGTTATGATGTTGCTTATAATTCTACTTGGATTGTATATGAATAAGATGTTCAATCCATTTACCGAGAAGCTGGCTGAGCAGCAAAGTGGTTTCGGGATTGATCATCAAGAGCTTTGA
- the LOC130813250 gene encoding inactive protein RESTRICTED TEV MOVEMENT 2-like: protein MIIFHHNHQSIQITKVNNINKPEDAIAMANSQPSYEEFTPISDFISEKECDSLLIYLPGFTKDQLKVQLTTSGILRVTGERPIGDNKRKRFRMEFPVSSNINTKEMTAKFEGGKLYIRQPKLITPAATEQQQEEKPAMEAPKPQQQELQPASQPQQDVHSEEKNDKEEEKENDEEKKKSKLEEINRQIKGKSELFKELRKPEKLKKLAVYCILLLILGFNIIKMLKSFSKAKQQSVLEYDHQEL, encoded by the exons ATGATCATATTCCATCACAATCATCAAAGTATTCAAATAACAAAAGTTAACAACATCAACAAGCCAGAAGACGCTATAGCCATGGCCAACTCCCAGCCTAGCTACGAAGAGTTTACTCCTATTTCAGACTTCATTTCTGAAAAAGAATGTGATAGTCTGCTCATTTATCTCCCTG GTTTCACAAAGGATCAATTAAAGGTTCAGTTAACTACATCGGGCATCTTAAGGGTAACTGGAGAACGTCCGATTGGTGACAACAAACGGAAGCGATTTCGCATGGAATTTCCGGTATCATCGAACATTAATACCAAAGAAATGACTGCCAAGTTTGAGGGAGGTAAACTTTACATAAGGCAACCAAAGTTGATCACACCAGCTGCAACTGAACAACAGCAAGAAGAAAAACCAGCTATGGAAGCTCCTAAGCCTCAGCAGCAAGAACTACAGCCAGCGTCACAGCCTCAACAAGACGTCCATTCAGAGGAAAAGAATGACaaggaagaagagaaggaaaatgatgaagaaaagaagaaatCTAAGTTAGAAGAGATCAATAGACAAATAAAGGGTAAAAGCGAGCTTTTTAAGGAGCTCAGGAAACCAGAAAAACTGAAAAAGCTGGCAGTCTATTGTATTTTGTTGCTGATACTTGGCTTCAACATCATCAAGATGCTCAAATCATTCAGCAAAGCTAAGCAGCAAAGTGTATTGGAATATGATCACCAAGAGTTATAA
- the LOC130813422 gene encoding 5-methyltetrahydropteroyltriglutamate--homocysteine methyltransferase-like, whose protein sequence is MCLQNWMMEDIKGSLEDVYACSIVIDDSDVDVEQQIDAIQLLGVETVPVLVGPVSYLLSSKLAKGTNMSFPLLSLLHKILPEVISEHKAAAAAYKNLLSLKGVTAFGFDLVRGTKILDLLKAVFPSGKCAIESIVGKEKLVVSTSCSLLHTAVDLVNETKLDTELKSWFAFAAQKIVEVNALARALSGENQGSPNAAAQASRKSSPRVTNEAAALRRSDHHRATNVSTRLEAQQKKLNLPLLPTTTIGPFPHTMDLRRVRLGFTASRISEEEYVKAIKEEIKKVVELQEEFDIDVLVHGGPERNDMVEYFGEKLSGIALTVNGWVHSLGSHCVKSLIIYGDVSHPKPMTVFWSTMAQSLTKRPMKGMLTGPVTILNWSFVRNDQPRFETRYQIALAIKDEVEDPEKAGITVIQIDEAMLIEGLRLRKTEHPFYLNWAVHSFRITNVGVQGTTLIFTLTCATLTSTTLSTRLSTWMLM, encoded by the exons ATGTGTTTACAAAATTGGATGATGGAAGACATAAAAG GTTCTTTGGAAGATGTTTATGCTTGCTCCATAGTAATTGATGATTCGGATGTTGATGTAGAACAACAAATAGATGCGATTCAACTA CTTGGAGTTGAGACTGTTCCAGTGCTTGTTGGTCCAGTGTCTTACTTGTTGTCATCAAAGCTAGCCAAGGGAACTAATATGTCCTTCCCTCTTCTATCCTTGCTTCACAAAATTCTTCCT GAGGTGATATCTGAACATAAGGCTGCCG CAGCGGCATATAAAAATCTTCTTTCATTGAAGGGTGTAACTGCGTTTGGATTTGATCTTGTTCGTGGCACAAAGATCCTTGATTTATTAAAGGCTGTATTTCCTTCTGGAAAGTGT GCTATTGAGAGCATTGTTGGAAAAG AGAAGCTTGTTGTGTCTACTTCATGCTCTCTTCTCCACACTGCTGTTGATCTGGTGAACGAGACCAAGTTAGACACAGAGCTCAAGTCATGGTTTGCTTTTGCTGCTCAGAAGATTGTTGAGGTGAATGCTTTGGCTAGAGCATTGTCTGGTGAGAATCAGGGTTCTC CAAATGCTGCTGCACAAGCTTCAAGGAAATCATCTCCCAGAGTGACAAATGAG GCTGCTGCCTTGAGAAGATCAGATCATCACCGTGCCACAAATGTGAGTACGAGGTTGGAGGCACAACAAAAGAAGTTAAATCTTCCACTCTTACCTACCACCACAATTGGTCCTTTCCCTCATACCATGGATCTCAGAAGAGTTCGTCTTGGATTCACGGCTAGCAG GATCTCTGAGGAAGAGTATGTTAAGGCTATTAAGGAGGAGATTAAGAAGGTTGTCGAACTCCAAGAAGAGTTTGACATAGATGTTTTGGTTCATGGAGGACCAGAA AGGAATGATATGGTTGAGTACTTTGGGGAGAAACTATCTGGAATTGCCCTCACTGTTAATGGGTGGGTCCATTCTCTTGGGTCTCATTGTGTCAAGTCTCTCATCATCTATGGTGATGTAAGTCACCCAAAGCCCATGACTGTATTCTGGTCGACAATGGCTCAGAGCTTGACCAAACGGCCCATGAAGGGAATGCTTACTGGCCCAGTTACAATTTTGAACTGGTCATTTGTCCGAAATGATCAACCTAG GTTTGAGACTCGCTACCAGATTGCTTTGGCCATCAAGGATGAGGTTGAAGATCCTGAGAAGGCTGGTATCACTGTAATTCAGATTGATGAGGCCATGTTGATAGAGGGTCTGCGTTTGAGGAAGACCGAGCATCCTTTCTACTTGAATTGGGCTGTCCACTCTTTCAGGATAACCAATGTTGGGGTTCAAGGCACAACTCTG ATTTTCACACTCACATGTGCTACTCTCACTTCAACGACATTATCCACTCGATTATCAACATGGATGCTGATGTGA
- the LOC130813251 gene encoding uncharacterized protein LOC130813251: MDRSWISTTKPGDPKYLAGVRQFVNFAVKNSQLDSKLPCPCYMCHNLMHWMLAIISPWKGLVYWLDPDGVENEVREHARKIIYEGLVKFSMVHRKDLKKIKKNPKVGWNKLKLSVLVNLKTPNTVDIMYVVICLRLLKVGNN; encoded by the exons ATGGATCGTAGTTGGATATCAACAACAAAGCCAGGTGACCCTAAATATCTAGCGGGTGTTAGACAATTTGTAAACTTTGCTGTTAAGAATAGTCAATTGGATTCTAAATTACCTTGTCCATGTTATATGTGTCATAACTTAATGCATTGGATGTTAGCAATTATTAGTCCATGGAAGGGATTGGTTTATTGGTTAGATCCTGATGGTGTAGAAAATGAAGTGCGTGAACATGCtcgtaaaattatttatga GGGGCTTGTGAAGTTTAGCATGGTCCATCGAAAGgatctcaaaaaaattaaaaagaatcctaAAGTTGGTTGGAACAAACTAAAATTAAG TGTCCTCGTCAACCTCAAGACGCCAAATACTGTGGATATTATGTATGTCGTTATATGCTTGAGACTATTGAAAGTAGGCAACAACTGA